The following coding sequences are from one Gigantopelta aegis isolate Gae_Host chromosome 15, Gae_host_genome, whole genome shotgun sequence window:
- the LOC121390720 gene encoding uncharacterized protein LOC121390720 isoform X2, producing MLRQTSSAHQNNSDSFSPTNQPESIFGINITQAINGNARRLGVVTAKGTASVQTLFLPDFLKIHKLCKFQHSVTVLKTA from the exons atgctaag ACAAACTTCTTCAGCTCATCAAAACAATTCCGACAGCTTCAGCCCTACTAACCAGCCTGAGTCCATTTTTGGAATAAACATCACCCAAG CCATCAACGGCAATGCAAGGCGTCTGGGAGTGGTTACTGCAAAAGGAACTGCATCTGTCCAGACATTGTTTCTGCCAGACTTCTTGAAGATTCACAAGCTCTGTAAATTTCAACACAGCGTGACAGTGTTAAAAACAGCGTGA
- the LOC121390720 gene encoding uncharacterized protein LOC121390720 isoform X1, with translation MGKTSIHGNVQQIVVCYKSTATASSTSGINSCLTTLTEMAKWWQEKESRLLRDLDAMVDLLEDLSHSVAFASALDRQTSSAHQNNSDSFSPTNQPESIFGINITQAINGNARRLGVVTAKGTASVQTLFLPDFLKIHKLCKFQHSVTVLKTA, from the exons ATGGGGAAAACATCCATTCATGGAAATGTACAACAAATTGTCGTCTGCTACAAAT CAACTGCAACAGCATCATCGACATCTGGGATCAATAGTTGCTTAACAACGCTGACTGAAATGGCCAAATGGTGGCAGGAGAAAGAATCCCGCCTGTTGAGGGATCTGGATGCCATGGTTGATCTTCTTGAAGATCTCAGCCACTCTGTGGCCTTTGCGTCTGCCTTGGACAG ACAAACTTCTTCAGCTCATCAAAACAATTCCGACAGCTTCAGCCCTACTAACCAGCCTGAGTCCATTTTTGGAATAAACATCACCCAAG CCATCAACGGCAATGCAAGGCGTCTGGGAGTGGTTACTGCAAAAGGAACTGCATCTGTCCAGACATTGTTTCTGCCAGACTTCTTGAAGATTCACAAGCTCTGTAAATTTCAACACAGCGTGACAGTGTTAAAAACAGCGTGA